From the Luteitalea sp. genome, the window GCCGTGCCGTCACCGACGAGGCGCTCCGCGCAGTCCTCATCGAGAAGGGCTTCGCCCGCGCCCGCATGTTCTCGTGGGCGCAGTCGGTCGCGAAAGTGCACCAGATCTACATGGAGGTCTTGCGTGCGTGAGGTAGTGTTCACAAACACGAAGACCACGAAGACCACGAAGACAACCACGCCACATGGAGGGCACCCCTTGCCGGGGTCCCCAGCGCGGCAGCCGCGCTGGGGTGGCTTTAGGGGTGCCGAGACGTGTGCCCGCGTTCTGGCACCGCTGAAGCGGTGCCCTCCGTACGGTTTTCGTGACCTTCCGATCTTGGCACCGCTAAAGCGGTGCCCTC encodes:
- a CDS encoding glycosyltransferase; this translates as PVVTSNVSSLPEVAGDAALLVDPHDPDAIAEAIRRAVTDEALRAVLIEKGFARARMFSWAQSVAKVHQIYMEVLRA